The DNA segment AATCCCTTCAACGCACTCACCCAGGCAGGATGCACATTCAAACAAGGTATCAATGTAAATTCTTCTCCCCCGGCATGCAGGAATATTTCGCGTCCTTCTTCTCCCATCTCTTCCAACGTTTCCAGGCAGTCACTCACAAAGGCCGGACAGAGGATCAGCAATTTTTTAATTCCTTCCTTAGGCATTTCGGTCAAACGGATGGCTGTATAGGGCTTCAGCCACTCATCACGTCCCAGCCTTGATTGAAAAGAGAAACTGTATTTGGAAGCAGGAATATTCAATGCCTGCGCCACACGGTTGGTGGTCACAATACACTGATGGCGATAACAGGTTTTATGCGCCTCGGAATCAACAGCACAGCAGTTATCAGCCTTCAGGCAGTGCTGCCCGGTTACATCACTTTTATGTACGTGCCGTTCAGGGATACCGTGGTAACTGAATACAATATGATCATATTCTTTTTCCAGGTAAGGTTTTATACTGTCAATCAGCGCTTCGAGAAAAGCAGGATCGTCATAAAAAGGCGGTACAACAGATAACTTAAAAGAATACTTCCCTTTGCGGTGGATCTTTTTAGCGTATTCCACAGCCGTCTCATAACTCGACATCGCATAATGCGGATACAAAGGCACCAGCACTACTTCTTCCAGGTCGGGCTGTTGTTGCAGCAATTCATCATAAGCTGTCCAGGGAGCAGGATTGCCGTATCGCATGGCCAGCGCTACCGGCTCCTCCACCTGCGCCTGCAGGGCCTGCTGCAATTGCTTGCTGATCACAATGAGGGGTGATCCTTCTTTTGTCCATATAGAGCGGTAAGCGGCGGCCGATTTGGGCGCCCGGAAAGGAACAATAAGCCCCTTTACCAGCAATGCCCTTAGCAGCAAAGGCGTATCAATCACCCGTCCATCCATCAGAAACTCATCCAGGTACCGGCGCACATCCTTTACTTCGGTAGAATCCGGTGAACCCAGGTTCATCAAAACAATGCCTCTTTTAGTTGCACTCATACGAATAAAATAGTTTGCAAAAGTAATTCAGCCAGCCACTCAAAAAGCGGCGTATCCATTTTCTTTTTTACTCCACACAATAACACCGGAAAGCTGCGCGATGTTACAAACAAGTGTTCGTACCATAAAACTTTCCTGTAATCGGAAACGTTTGCACCACATCCCGCATCCGCTAAAACGCTGTACCATGGCTGCTTACGGCAATAGCATCCCCAAAAACGGTTGACTTGAATCACCCTTTTATGTGATGGAAATCAGGGGGTAAAATGACAGTGAAATGACAGATATATTAGGTAGTTGACGCTTGCGAAAGTAATTTTGCCGTGTCAATTCTCTGAACCATATACCTCATGCACGGACATAGTAGTAAAGACATATCAAAGTTTTTTATAGCAGGGATCAACTATAAGAAAACCGATGCAGCGATCAGGGGCCAGTTTGCAATCAGCGATGAACAATATGCCTCCCT comes from the Paraflavitalea devenefica genome and includes:
- the hemH gene encoding ferrochelatase; protein product: MSATKRGIVLMNLGSPDSTEVKDVRRYLDEFLMDGRVIDTPLLLRALLVKGLIVPFRAPKSAAAYRSIWTKEGSPLIVISKQLQQALQAQVEEPVALAMRYGNPAPWTAYDELLQQQPDLEEVVLVPLYPHYAMSSYETAVEYAKKIHRKGKYSFKLSVVPPFYDDPAFLEALIDSIKPYLEKEYDHIVFSYHGIPERHVHKSDVTGQHCLKADNCCAVDSEAHKTCYRHQCIVTTNRVAQALNIPASKYSFSFQSRLGRDEWLKPYTAIRLTEMPKEGIKKLLILCPAFVSDCLETLEEMGEEGREIFLHAGGEEFTLIPCLNVHPAWVSALKGLVERAV